The following proteins come from a genomic window of Malus sylvestris chromosome 4, drMalSylv7.2, whole genome shotgun sequence:
- the LOC126619851 gene encoding AT-hook motif nuclear-localized protein 14-like, with protein MEPNENQLSSYFQHPTTATGAAATTTPSPTNGLFPNTHSTDGSHMVYSHSVPSPAVTSPLEAPKRKRGRPRKYGTPEQALAAKKAATTSSHSSSSKEKKDQHGAVSPSYSGSTKKSQQFSFGNVGQGFTPHVLSVAAGEDVGQKIMFFMQQSKREICILSASGTISNASLRQPATSGGNITYEGRFEIISLSGSYVRTDLGGRAGGLSVCLSNTDGQIIGGGVGGPLKAAGPVQVIVGTFQIDAKKDATAGVKGDASATKLPSPGEMMSGGFRSTLDSSGRTLVRGNEDQQPMGGSHFMLQGMHAAPSRPTDWRGGPDARATGAYELTGRGGRAPNQSPENGDYDQIQD; from the exons ATGGAACCCAATGAAAACCAACTGAGCTCCTACTTCCAACACCCCACCACCGCCACCGGCGCCGCTGCCACGACCACCCCCTCTCCGACCAATGGGCTCTTTCCCAACACACACTCCACTGATGGGTCCCACATGGTGTACTCTCACTCGGTTCCCTCCCCGGCGGTGACCTCGCCACTTGAGGCCCCCAAAAGGAAGCGGGGGCGGCCCAGAAAGTACGGCACGCCGGAGCAGGCTCTTGCGGCCAAGAAGGCAGCGACAACGTCGTCTCACTCCTCGTCCTCCAAGGAGAAGAAGGACCAACACGGTGCCGTCTCGCCTTCGTATTCTGGTTCGACCAAGAAATCCCAGCAGTTTTCTTTCG GCAATGTAGGGCAAGGTTTTACACCACATGTTTTAAGTGTCGCTGCTGGGGAG GATGTGGGACagaaaattatgtttttcatgcAACAAAGTAAGCGTGAAATATGCATTCTATCTGCTTCTGGTACCATCTCAAATGCGTCTCTCCGCCAACCAGCTACTTCTGGAGGCAACATTACATATGAG GGTCGCTTTGAGATTATTTCATTATCTGGGTCTTATGTACGTACTGACCTTGGAGGGAGGGCTGGTGGTCTCAGCGTATGCCTATCTAATACAGACGGACAAATCATTGGCGGTGGAGTTGGTGGGCCCCTGAAGGCTGCAGGCCCTGTGCAG GTTATTGTGGGAACATTTCAGATTGATGCCAAAAAGGATGCGACTGCTGGTGTAAAAGGAGATGCTTCTGCCACCAAGTTGCCATCGCCAGGGGAAATGATGAGCGGAGGCTTCCGCTCAACACTGGACTCTTCCGGGAGAACTCTTGTCAGGGGAAATGAAGATCAGCAACCTATGGGGGGAAGtcatttcatgcttcaaggcaTGCATGCCGCACCTTCACGGCCCACAGATTGGAGAGGTGGTCCGGATGCTAGAGCTACAGGCGCTTACGAATTGACAGGAAGAGGAGGTCGTGCACCAAACCAATCTCCAGAGAACGGGGACTACGATCAAATTCAAGATTAG
- the LOC126620072 gene encoding protein EIN4-like isoform X2, which translates to MLRALAIGLLVSCFVTLVSGSDHDFAHCNCDEEGFWSIPNIIEGQRVSDFLIAVAYFSIPIELLYFVSCSNFPFKWVLLQFIAFIVLCGLTHLLNAWTYYGRYTFQLMLSLTIAKFLTALVSCATAITLLTLFPMILKVKVRELFLRQNVMELDQEVGMMKIQKEASWHVRMLTQEIRKSLDKHTILYTTLVELSKTLDLHNCAVWMLNEKRGEMNLTHELKVSTSQKYRHSIPINDPDVLEIRESERVMILRPDSALGSASSGESGESGAVAAIRMPMLQASNFKGGTPQLVDTHYAILVLVLPIANSGGWSHHELEIVEVVADQVAVALSHAAVLEESQLMREKLGEQNRALQQAKKNAMMASQARHSVQKVMSHGMRGPMHTILGLLSMFQENLSFEQSIIVDTTAKTSYVLCTLINDVMEMSAKDNGRFLLEMKPFELHSMIKEAACLAKCLCMYKGFSFEIDVQSSLPNQVIGDEKRTFQVLLHMIGYLLSTYNGGGTVIFRAISESGSDGPDDRLQGMWRTGIPDEYICIKFEFEISEASSYPGGLVALTHDDGRRHDNDEIKRGLSFSICKKIVQGDLYIPSEIHWSNQIPTLSSVAFGL; encoded by the exons ATGTTAAGAGCATTAGCAATTGGATTGTTGGTTTCGTGTTTCGTTACATTAGTATCGGGCAGTGATCATGACTTTGCACATTGTAATTGTGATGAGGAGGGTTTTTGGAGCATTCCAAACATTATAGAGGGACAAAGAGTGAGCGATTTCTTGATTGCAGTTGCATATTTTTCAATCCCTATAGAACTCCTTTACTTTGTCAGCTGCTCGAATTTTCCGTTCAAATGGGTTCTCCTGCAGTTTATTGCATTCATTGTACTCTGTGGCTTGACCCATTTGCTAAATGCTTGGACGTATTATGGCCGTTACACGTTCCAACTGATGCTGTCCCTCACCATTGCCAAGTTCCTCACGGCCTTGGTCTCCTGCGCAACCGCAATAACCCTTTTAACTCTGTTCCCTATGATTCTCAAAGTAAAAGTGAGAGAATTGTTCTTGAGGCAAAATGTGATGGAATTAGACCAAGAGGTTGGGATGATGAAGATACAGAAGGAAGCGAGTTGGCATGTTCGAATGCTGACCCAGGAAATTAGGAAGTCGCTTGACAAGCATACCATATTGTATACAACTCTGGTTGAGCTTTCAAAGACGTTAGACTTGCATAACTGTGCAGTTTGGATGCTGAATGAGAAAAGAGGAGAGATGAACCTGACCCATGAGTTGAAAGTGAGTACTTCGCAAAAGTATCGCCATTCTATCCCAATTAATGACCCAGATGTGTTGGAGATAAGGGAGAGCGAAAGGGTAATGATCCTGAGACCTGATTCAGCGCTGGGATCTGCAAGTAGCGGTGAGTCTGGTGAATCTGGTGCTGTAGCAGCAATCCGGATGCCAATGCTTCAGGCTTCAAATTTCAAAGGGGGTACACCGCAGTTGGTTGATACTCATTATGCTATATTGGTTTTGGTTCTTCCGATTGCAAATTCTGGAGGTTGGAGCCATCATGAGCTGGAGATAGTGGAAGTTGTGGCTGACCAGGTCGCCGTGGCTCTATCCCATGCTGCAGTACTTGAAGAGTCTCAACTAATGAGGGAGAAACTGGGTGAACAAAATCGAGCGTTGCAACAAGCTAAGAAGAATGCAATGATGGCTAGCCAAGCAAGGCACTCGGTTCAGAAGGTAATGAGTCATGGAATGAGAGGGCCAATGCATACGATTTTGGGTTTGCTTTCGATGTTTCAAGAGAATTTAAGTTTTGAACAGAGCATTATTGTGGACACAACGGCAAAAACTAGTTATGTTCTCTGCACTTTGATAAATGATGTGATGGAGATGTCAGCAAAAGATAACGGAAGGTTCCTATTGGAGATGAAACCGTTTGAACTACATTCTATGATCAAGGAAGCTGCTTGCCTTGCCAAATGCTTGTGTATGTATAAAGGCTTTAGCTTTGAAATTGATGTTCAAAGCTCATTGCCTAATCAGGTGATAGGGGACGAAAAAAGGACTTTCCAAGTGCTCTTGCATATGATTGGGTACCTATTGAGCACCTATAATGGTGGGGGGACTGTCATCTTTCGGGCTATTTCTGAAAGTGGTAGTGATGGCCCTGATGATAGATTGCAAGGAATGTGGAGAACAGGTATTCCAGATGAGTACATTTGTATAAAGTTTGAATTTGAGATTAGTGAGGCAAGTTCTTATCCCGGCGGATTAGTAGCATTGACACACGATGATGGTAGGCGGCATGACAATGATGAAATCAAAAGGGGCTTGAGCTTCAGCATTTGTAAGAAGATTGTTCAG GGAGATCTATATATCCCCTCGGAAATACATTGGAGCAACCAAATTCCAACTCTCAGTTCAGTGGCCTTTGGGTTATAG
- the LOC126620072 gene encoding protein EIN4-like isoform X1 produces MLRALAIGLLVSCFVTLVSGSDHDFAHCNCDEEGFWSIPNIIEGQRVSDFLIAVAYFSIPIELLYFVSCSNFPFKWVLLQFIAFIVLCGLTHLLNAWTYYGRYTFQLMLSLTIAKFLTALVSCATAITLLTLFPMILKVKVRELFLRQNVMELDQEVGMMKIQKEASWHVRMLTQEIRKSLDKHTILYTTLVELSKTLDLHNCAVWMLNEKRGEMNLTHELKVSTSQKYRHSIPINDPDVLEIRESERVMILRPDSALGSASSGESGESGAVAAIRMPMLQASNFKGGTPQLVDTHYAILVLVLPIANSGGWSHHELEIVEVVADQVAVALSHAAVLEESQLMREKLGEQNRALQQAKKNAMMASQARHSVQKVMSHGMRGPMHTILGLLSMFQENLSFEQSIIVDTTAKTSYVLCTLINDVMEMSAKDNGRFLLEMKPFELHSMIKEAACLAKCLCMYKGFSFEIDVQSSLPNQVIGDEKRTFQVLLHMIGYLLSTYNGGGTVIFRAISESGSDGPDDRLQGMWRTGIPDEYICIKFEFEISEASSYPGGLVALTHDDGRRHDNDEIKRGLSFSICKKIVQMMQGNICISMNPVDFAESMTLVLRFQIVSSTGRSIYPLGNTLEQPNSNSQFSGLWVIVADDDSVNRTVTSKLLEKLGCQVTAVSSGFECLSALTAAKNSFQIVVLDLHMPGMDGFEVAMRIRKFCSRSWPSIIALTASAEEHIWERCLQLGMNGLIRKPVLLQGMADELCRVLQ; encoded by the exons ATGTTAAGAGCATTAGCAATTGGATTGTTGGTTTCGTGTTTCGTTACATTAGTATCGGGCAGTGATCATGACTTTGCACATTGTAATTGTGATGAGGAGGGTTTTTGGAGCATTCCAAACATTATAGAGGGACAAAGAGTGAGCGATTTCTTGATTGCAGTTGCATATTTTTCAATCCCTATAGAACTCCTTTACTTTGTCAGCTGCTCGAATTTTCCGTTCAAATGGGTTCTCCTGCAGTTTATTGCATTCATTGTACTCTGTGGCTTGACCCATTTGCTAAATGCTTGGACGTATTATGGCCGTTACACGTTCCAACTGATGCTGTCCCTCACCATTGCCAAGTTCCTCACGGCCTTGGTCTCCTGCGCAACCGCAATAACCCTTTTAACTCTGTTCCCTATGATTCTCAAAGTAAAAGTGAGAGAATTGTTCTTGAGGCAAAATGTGATGGAATTAGACCAAGAGGTTGGGATGATGAAGATACAGAAGGAAGCGAGTTGGCATGTTCGAATGCTGACCCAGGAAATTAGGAAGTCGCTTGACAAGCATACCATATTGTATACAACTCTGGTTGAGCTTTCAAAGACGTTAGACTTGCATAACTGTGCAGTTTGGATGCTGAATGAGAAAAGAGGAGAGATGAACCTGACCCATGAGTTGAAAGTGAGTACTTCGCAAAAGTATCGCCATTCTATCCCAATTAATGACCCAGATGTGTTGGAGATAAGGGAGAGCGAAAGGGTAATGATCCTGAGACCTGATTCAGCGCTGGGATCTGCAAGTAGCGGTGAGTCTGGTGAATCTGGTGCTGTAGCAGCAATCCGGATGCCAATGCTTCAGGCTTCAAATTTCAAAGGGGGTACACCGCAGTTGGTTGATACTCATTATGCTATATTGGTTTTGGTTCTTCCGATTGCAAATTCTGGAGGTTGGAGCCATCATGAGCTGGAGATAGTGGAAGTTGTGGCTGACCAGGTCGCCGTGGCTCTATCCCATGCTGCAGTACTTGAAGAGTCTCAACTAATGAGGGAGAAACTGGGTGAACAAAATCGAGCGTTGCAACAAGCTAAGAAGAATGCAATGATGGCTAGCCAAGCAAGGCACTCGGTTCAGAAGGTAATGAGTCATGGAATGAGAGGGCCAATGCATACGATTTTGGGTTTGCTTTCGATGTTTCAAGAGAATTTAAGTTTTGAACAGAGCATTATTGTGGACACAACGGCAAAAACTAGTTATGTTCTCTGCACTTTGATAAATGATGTGATGGAGATGTCAGCAAAAGATAACGGAAGGTTCCTATTGGAGATGAAACCGTTTGAACTACATTCTATGATCAAGGAAGCTGCTTGCCTTGCCAAATGCTTGTGTATGTATAAAGGCTTTAGCTTTGAAATTGATGTTCAAAGCTCATTGCCTAATCAGGTGATAGGGGACGAAAAAAGGACTTTCCAAGTGCTCTTGCATATGATTGGGTACCTATTGAGCACCTATAATGGTGGGGGGACTGTCATCTTTCGGGCTATTTCTGAAAGTGGTAGTGATGGCCCTGATGATAGATTGCAAGGAATGTGGAGAACAGGTATTCCAGATGAGTACATTTGTATAAAGTTTGAATTTGAGATTAGTGAGGCAAGTTCTTATCCCGGCGGATTAGTAGCATTGACACACGATGATGGTAGGCGGCATGACAATGATGAAATCAAAAGGGGCTTGAGCTTCAGCATTTGTAAGAAGATTGTTCAG ATGATGCAAGGCAATATCTGTATATCCATGAATCCGGTGGATTTTGCAGAAAGCATGACACTTGTTCTCAGGTTTCAAATCGTCTCGTCTACAGGGAGATCTATATATCCCCTCGGAAATACATTGGAGCAACCAAATTCCAACTCTCAGTTCAGTGGCCTTTGGGTTATAGTAGCGGATGATGATAGCGTAAACAGGACTGTGACCAGTAAGCTGCTCGAGAAACTTGGCTGTCAAGTTACTGCTGTGTCTTCTGGGTTTGAATGCCTGAGTGCCCTTACTGCCGCCAAAAACTCTTTTCAAATTGTTGTTTTGGATCTCCACATGCCGGGAATGGATGGGTTCGAAGTGGCAATGAGAATCAGGAAGTTCTGCAGCCGTAGTTGGCCATCGATCATTGCCCTCACGGCAAGTGCGGAGGAGCATATATGGGAGAGATGTCTGCAGCTGGGAATGAACGGATTGATTCGAAAACCGGTTCTTTTGCAAGGAATGGCGGATGAACTTTGTCGAGTTCTGCAATGA